In Geobacillus kaustophilus, a genomic segment contains:
- a CDS encoding acetyl-CoA C-acetyltransferase, with the protein MREAVIVVGARTPVGKAKKGTLAHVRPDDLGALVVKETIKRAGNYEGNIDDLIIGCAMPEAEQGLNIARNIGALAGLPYTVPAITINRYCSSGLQAIAYAAERVMLGHSDTVIAGGVESMSMVPMMGHVVRPNARLAEEAPEYYMSMGHTAEQVAKKYGVSREDQDAFAVRSHQRAAKAIAEGKFDEEIVPVEVTVRKVEGSKLVEEKIVFAKDEGVRPDTNMETLAKLRPAFAVNGTVTAGNASQMSDGAAAVMVMDREKAESLGLKPLGKFRSFAVAGVPPEVMGIGPVAAVPKALKLAGLELSDIGLIELNEAFASQSIQVIRELGLDEEIVNVNGGAIALGHPLGCTGAKLTLSLLYEMRRRNVQFGIVTMCIGGGMGAAGVFELL; encoded by the coding sequence GTGAGAGAAGCGGTTATTGTCGTGGGAGCGCGCACACCGGTCGGAAAGGCGAAAAAAGGGACGCTCGCCCACGTGCGGCCGGATGATTTAGGGGCGCTCGTCGTGAAAGAAACGATCAAGCGCGCGGGGAACTATGAAGGAAACATTGACGATCTCATTATTGGGTGCGCCATGCCGGAGGCGGAGCAAGGGCTGAACATCGCCCGCAACATCGGCGCGCTCGCCGGGCTGCCGTATACCGTGCCGGCGATCACGATCAACCGGTATTGCTCGTCCGGTTTGCAGGCGATCGCCTATGCGGCGGAACGGGTGATGCTTGGCCATTCCGACACGGTCATCGCCGGCGGGGTCGAATCGATGAGCATGGTGCCGATGATGGGGCATGTCGTCCGCCCGAACGCCCGCTTGGCCGAAGAGGCGCCGGAATACTACATGTCGATGGGGCACACCGCCGAGCAAGTGGCGAAAAAATACGGCGTCAGCCGCGAAGACCAAGACGCGTTCGCCGTGCGCAGCCACCAGCGCGCCGCCAAGGCGATCGCCGAAGGAAAGTTCGATGAAGAAATCGTGCCGGTTGAAGTGACGGTGCGCAAAGTGGAAGGAAGCAAACTCGTCGAAGAGAAAATCGTCTTTGCTAAAGACGAAGGCGTGCGCCCAGATACGAACATGGAGACGCTCGCGAAACTGCGCCCGGCGTTTGCGGTCAACGGCACCGTCACCGCCGGCAACGCGTCGCAAATGAGCGACGGGGCGGCGGCGGTCATGGTGATGGACCGCGAAAAAGCGGAGTCGCTCGGCTTGAAGCCGCTCGGGAAGTTCCGGTCGTTCGCGGTCGCCGGCGTGCCGCCGGAAGTGATGGGGATCGGCCCGGTGGCTGCGGTGCCGAAAGCGTTGAAGCTCGCCGGCCTTGAGCTGTCCGACATCGGTTTGATCGAGCTGAACGAAGCGTTCGCTTCCCAGTCGATCCAAGTCATCCGCGAGCTCGGACTTGACGAAGAGATCGTCAACGTCAACGGCGGAGCGATTGCGCTCGGCCACCCGCTCGGCTGCACGGGCGCGAAGCTGACCTTGTCTTTGCTTTACGAAATGCGGCGCCGCAACGTGCAGTTCGGCATCGTCACGATGTGCATCGGCGGCGGCATGGGTGCAGCCGGCGTGTTTGAACTGCTGTAG